A stretch of the Mesorhizobium sp. Pch-S genome encodes the following:
- a CDS encoding vitamin B12-dependent ribonucleotide reductase produces the protein MRIERRFTKPGQSAYAEIEFRKALSEIKNPDGSVVFRLDNIDVPAQFSQVAADILAQKYFRKAGVPARLKKVEENDVPSFLWRSVADEAELAKLPENERYGSERDARQVFDRLAGTWTYWGWKGGYFASEEDAAAFRDELAYMLATQRVAPNSPQWFNTGLHWAYGIDGPGQGHYYVDPFTGKLTKSKSAYEHPQPHACFIQSVGDDLVNEGGIMDLWVREARLFKYGSGTGSNFSYLRGEGEKLSGGGKSSGLMSFLKIGDRAAGAIKSGGTTRRAAKMVIVDADHPDIEAFIDWKVKEEQKVASLVAGSKIVKKHLDAIMKACVNCEGQDDDCFDPAINTALKREIKAAKKNAVPENYIQRVIQFARQGYTALDFKTYDTDWDSEAYLTVSGQNSNNSVSLKDDFLRSVEADGDWHLTARKDGKVLKTLKARDLWEKIGYAAWASADPGLHFNTTMNDWHTCASAGAIRASNPCSEYMFLDDTACNLASINLLPYRQDNGAIDIAAYEHTARLWTIVLEISVMMAQFPSKEIAKLSYDYRTLGLGYANIGGLLMTSGIPYDSAEGRAICAALTAIMTGVAYATSAEMAAELGAFPDYDRNAVNMLRVMRNHRRAAYGDKDGYEKLAVNPVPLVHADLTQAELGLHAKAAWDRAIELGEEHGYRNAQATVIAPTGTIGLVMDCDTTGIEPDFALVKFKKLAGGGYFKIINRAVPEALRTLGYSESQIAEIEAYAVGHGNLNQAPGVNPSSLKAKGFTDDKIEALNAALKSAFDIKFVFNQWTLGADWVKETFGFTDEQLGDFSFEMLPALGFSKKEIEAANVHVCGAMTLEGAPFLKVEHYAVFDCANPCGKIGKRYLSVESHIHMMAAAQPFISGAISKTINMPNEATVEDAKSAYMLSWKLALKANALYRDGSKLSQPLNASLIADDDEDEDDVIEALIAAPAAAKAVQVTEKIVERVVERLYRDREKLPNRRKGYTQKAIVGGHKVYLRTGEFDDGRLGEIFIDMHKEGAAFRAMMNNFAIAISLGLQYGVPLDEYVEAFTFTKFEPAGMVVGNDAIKNATSILDYVFRELAVSYLSRHDLAHVDQSDLDKTSLGKGITEGKTTPFSKGLYRGASPVKLVSNLGAEPKGFGGTPAPAPARATPTAFAGSNVLALKPNAEDALAYKRDYEERAKELAEDIAFEEVSEEETATSALFTDAAAQEVAEAKKLAADRRAKSLLQGYTGNSCSECQNFTMVRNGTCEKCDTCGATSGCS, from the coding sequence ATGCGCATTGAGCGGCGTTTCACCAAGCCAGGACAATCGGCTTATGCGGAGATCGAATTCCGCAAGGCGCTTTCCGAGATCAAGAATCCGGATGGTTCCGTGGTGTTCCGCCTCGACAACATCGACGTGCCCGCGCAGTTCTCGCAGGTCGCGGCCGACATCCTGGCGCAGAAGTACTTCCGCAAGGCCGGCGTCCCGGCGCGCCTGAAGAAGGTCGAGGAAAACGACGTCCCCTCTTTCCTCTGGCGCTCAGTCGCTGACGAAGCCGAACTGGCCAAATTGCCTGAAAACGAGCGCTATGGTTCCGAGCGCGACGCCCGTCAGGTTTTCGACCGCCTTGCCGGCACCTGGACCTATTGGGGCTGGAAGGGCGGCTATTTCGCGTCCGAAGAAGATGCAGCCGCCTTCCGTGACGAACTCGCCTACATGCTCGCCACCCAGCGCGTGGCGCCCAATTCGCCGCAGTGGTTCAACACCGGCCTGCACTGGGCCTATGGCATCGATGGCCCGGGCCAGGGCCACTATTACGTCGACCCGTTCACCGGCAAGCTGACCAAGTCGAAGTCCGCTTACGAACATCCGCAGCCGCATGCCTGCTTCATCCAGTCGGTCGGCGACGACCTGGTCAATGAAGGCGGCATCATGGACCTGTGGGTGCGCGAGGCGCGCCTGTTCAAATATGGCTCCGGCACCGGTTCGAACTTCTCCTATCTGCGCGGCGAAGGTGAGAAGCTTTCGGGCGGCGGCAAGTCGTCCGGCCTGATGAGCTTCCTCAAGATCGGCGACCGCGCCGCCGGCGCCATCAAGTCGGGCGGCACGACGCGCCGCGCCGCCAAGATGGTCATCGTCGACGCCGACCACCCCGATATCGAGGCCTTCATCGACTGGAAGGTGAAGGAAGAGCAGAAGGTTGCCTCGCTGGTCGCCGGCTCCAAGATCGTCAAGAAGCACCTCGATGCGATCATGAAGGCCTGCGTCAACTGCGAAGGTCAGGACGACGACTGCTTCGACCCGGCCATCAACACCGCGCTGAAGCGCGAGATCAAGGCTGCCAAGAAGAACGCCGTGCCGGAGAATTACATCCAGCGCGTCATCCAGTTCGCGCGCCAGGGCTACACCGCGCTCGACTTCAAGACCTACGACACCGACTGGGATTCGGAAGCCTATCTCACCGTTTCCGGCCAGAACTCAAACAATTCGGTCTCGCTGAAGGACGACTTCCTGCGTTCCGTTGAAGCCGATGGCGACTGGCATCTCACCGCCCGCAAGGACGGCAAGGTCCTGAAGACGCTGAAGGCACGCGACCTGTGGGAAAAGATCGGCTACGCCGCCTGGGCTTCGGCCGATCCAGGCCTGCATTTCAACACCACCATGAACGACTGGCACACCTGTGCGTCGGCCGGCGCCATCCGCGCTTCTAACCCGTGCTCGGAATACATGTTCCTTGACGACACGGCCTGTAATCTCGCTTCGATCAACCTCCTGCCCTATCGCCAGGACAACGGCGCGATCGACATCGCAGCCTATGAGCACACCGCCCGCCTGTGGACCATCGTGCTCGAAATCTCGGTGATGATGGCGCAGTTCCCGTCCAAGGAAATCGCCAAGCTTTCCTATGACTACCGCACGCTCGGTCTCGGCTACGCCAACATCGGCGGCCTGCTGATGACCTCCGGCATTCCGTACGACTCGGCCGAAGGTCGCGCCATCTGCGCAGCGCTGACCGCGATCATGACCGGCGTCGCCTACGCCACCTCGGCCGAAATGGCCGCCGAACTCGGCGCTTTCCCGGACTATGACCGCAACGCCGTCAACATGCTGCGTGTCATGCGCAACCATCGCCGCGCCGCCTATGGCGACAAGGACGGCTATGAGAAGCTGGCGGTCAATCCGGTTCCGCTCGTCCATGCCGACCTGACACAGGCCGAACTCGGCCTGCACGCCAAGGCCGCCTGGGACCGCGCCATCGAGCTCGGCGAAGAGCATGGCTACCGCAACGCGCAGGCAACCGTCATTGCACCGACCGGCACGATCGGCCTGGTGATGGATTGCGACACCACCGGCATCGAGCCCGATTTCGCGCTGGTGAAATTCAAGAAGCTGGCCGGCGGCGGCTATTTCAAGATCATCAATCGCGCCGTGCCGGAAGCCCTGCGCACGCTCGGCTATTCAGAAAGCCAGATCGCCGAGATCGAGGCTTATGCCGTCGGCCATGGCAATCTCAACCAGGCACCCGGTGTCAACCCGTCGTCGCTGAAGGCCAAGGGCTTCACCGACGACAAGATCGAAGCCCTGAATGCAGCGCTGAAGAGCGCCTTCGACATCAAGTTCGTCTTCAACCAGTGGACGCTCGGCGCCGACTGGGTGAAGGAGACCTTCGGCTTCACCGACGAACAGCTCGGCGACTTCTCCTTCGAGATGCTGCCGGCGCTGGGCTTCTCCAAGAAAGAGATCGAGGCCGCCAACGTTCACGTCTGCGGTGCGATGACGCTGGAAGGCGCGCCCTTCCTGAAGGTCGAACACTATGCGGTGTTCGATTGCGCCAATCCCTGCGGCAAGATCGGCAAGCGTTACCTGTCGGTGGAAAGCCACATCCACATGATGGCTGCCGCCCAGCCGTTCATTTCGGGCGCCATTTCCAAGACCATCAACATGCCGAACGAAGCGACGGTCGAAGACGCCAAGAGCGCCTACATGCTGTCGTGGAAGCTGGCGCTGAAGGCCAACGCGCTTTACCGTGATGGCTCGAAGCTGTCGCAGCCGCTCAACGCCTCACTCATCGCCGATGACGATGAGGACGAAGACGACGTCATCGAAGCGCTGATCGCCGCACCCGCCGCCGCCAAGGCCGTGCAGGTGACCGAAAAGATCGTCGAGCGCGTTGTGGAACGCCTTTATCGCGACCGCGAGAAACTGCCGAACCGCCGCAAGGGCTATACCCAGAAGGCGATTGTCGGTGGCCACAAGGTCTACCTGCGTACCGGCGAGTTCGATGATGGTCGCCTCGGCGAGATCTTCATCGACATGCACAAGGAAGGTGCCGCCTTCCGCGCCATGATGAACAACTTCGCCATCGCCATCTCGCTGGGTCTCCAGTACGGCGTGCCGCTGGACGAATATGTCGAGGCCTTCACCTTCACCAAGTTCGAGCCGGCCGGCATGGTCGTCGGCAACGACGCCATCAAGAATGCCACCTCGATCCTCGACTATGTGTTCCGCGAACTGGCCGTTTCCTACCTGTCGCGCCACGACCTCGCCCATGTCGACCAGTCAGACCTCGACAAGACCTCGCTCGGCAAGGGCATCACCGAAGGCAAGACGACGCCCTTCTCCAAGGGCCTCTATCGCGGCGCCTCGCCGGTGAAGCTGGTGTCGAACCTCGGCGCCGAGCCGAAGGGTTTTGGCGGCACACCGGCCCCGGCCCCGGCCCGCGCAACCCCGACGGCCTTTGCAGGCTCCAACGTACTGGCCCTGAAGCCGAATGCCGAGGACGCGCTTGCCTACAAGCGCGACTATGAGGAGCGCGCGAAGGAACTGGCCGAGGACATCGCCTTCGAAGAAGTCTCGGAAGAAGAAACCGCGACTTCGGCGCTGTTCACCGATGCTGCCGCACAGGAAGTCGCCGAGGCAAAGAAGCTGGCCGCCGACCGCCGCGCCAAGTCGCTGCTGCAGGGCTACACCGGCAACAGCTGCTCGGAGTGCCAGAACTTCACGATGGTGCGCAACGGCACCTGCGAGAAGTGCGACACCTGCGGCGCCACGAGCGGGTGCAGCTGA